The following coding sequences lie in one Scatophagus argus isolate fScaArg1 chromosome 9, fScaArg1.pri, whole genome shotgun sequence genomic window:
- the erfl1 gene encoding ETS domain-containing transcription factor ERF-like produces the protein MDCNCVSDLLLPPVPALWTPGFAFPDWAYKPESSPGSRQIQLWHFILELLQKEEYQGVIAWQGDYGEFVIKDPDEVARLWGIRKCKPHMNYDKLSRALRYYYNKRILHKTKGKRFTYKFNFSKVVLVNYPILDMANSPFFLAQNHFNGGSTTPDCSPEAIQSLFPRLPDSGRGTSLFDRGTAAPGPEGDKLRLDTFPFLSSGAPCYSKPPSLLGPYPRNPPFDYPWGFNPYLPGAFSLNNCPKLPPGSLYPSQFYPNPLQSSLSQLPHPFSSMLPPGEAGAGERGAVVQTAGTNGTAGGQPVRLCLPPYPGSLSMGRTDIGASLGERERVEASPPGTGLSLGLGAVGLGTGTGTDQQSPAERRGGVKQDPESDSDLEITDLSDCSSDNENDHEFSIGKESSLVNRPQIVLDGKKGSTLPPISSLPPPASPHPLKSLMPITPPPPSLPPSLSPSMALHERHRETETLKMIHS, from the exons ATGGACTGTAACTGCGTCAGTGATCTGCTGCTCCCCCCGGTGCCTGCACTGTGGACGCCAG GGTTTGCCTTCCCAGACTGGGCTTACAAGCCTGAGTCGAGCCCCGGGTCCAGACAGATCCAGCTGTGGCACTTCatcctggagctgctgcagaaagaggagTATCAGGGGGTGATCGCCTGGCAGGGGGACTACGGAGAGTTTGTCATCAAGGATCCGGACGAGGTGGCTCGGCTGTGGGGGATAAGGAAGTGCAAACCTCACATGAACTATGACAAGCTGAGCAGGGCGCTGAG GTATTACTACAACAAGCGCATTTTGCACAAAACCAAAGGGAAGCGTTTTACCTATAAGTTTAACTTCAGTAAGGTTGTGCTGGTGAACTACCCCATCCTGGACATGGCCAACTCTCCCTTCTTCCTGGCCCAGAACCACTTTAACGGGGGCTCCACCACGCCAGACTGCAGCCCAGAG GCCATACAGTCCCTGTTTCCTCGTTTGCCAGACTCCGGCAGGGGAACGTCTCTGTTTGATCGAGGGACCGCGGCGCCGGGGCCCGAAGGAGACAAGCTGAGACTAGACACATTCCCCTTCCTCAGTTCAG GTGCCCCGTGCTACTCCAAGCCCCCGTCCCTGCTGGGTCCATACCCACGCAACCCACCCTTTGACTACCCCTGGGGCTTCAACCCCTACCTCCCAGGGGCCTTCTCTCTCAATAACTGCCCCAAACTTCCCCCTGGCTCCCTCTACCCCTCCCAGTTTTACCCCAACCCTTTGCAAAGCAGCCTTTCCCAGCTGCCTCACCCCTTCTCCTCCATGCTCCCCCCAGGGGAGGCAGGTGCGGGTGAGAGGGGAGCAGTGGTGCAAACTGCAGGGACTAACGGCACGGCGGGTGGTCAGCCAGTCAGACTGTGCCTGCCTCCCTACCCGGGGAGCCTGTCAATGGGTCGGACGGACATCGGGGCGTCTTTGGGGGAAAGGGAAAGGGTGGAGGCCAGTCCTCCAGGCACGGGGTTGAGTCTGGGACTGGGAGCGGTCGGCCTGGGAACTGGGACTGGGACAGACCAGCAGAGCCCCgcggagaggagaggaggggtgaAGCAGGACCCGGAGTCAGACTCAGACCTGGAGATCACGGATCTGAGCGACTGCAGCTCGGACAACGAAAACGATCATGAGTTCAGCATCGGGAAGGAATCCAGCCTGGTGAACCGACCACAGATAGTGTTGGATGGAAAGAAAGGGAGCACGTTGCCACCcatctcctctctgcccccACCAGCATCCCCACATCCTCTGAAGAGCCTGATGCCCATCACTCCTCCACCCCCGTCCCTGCCTCCGTCACTTTCCCCCTCCATGGCTCTGCATGAAAgacacagggagacagagactcTCAAAATGATACACAGCTAA